The sequence below is a genomic window from Tubulanus polymorphus unplaced genomic scaffold, tnTubPoly1.2 scaffold_51, whole genome shotgun sequence.
tatcagtaataactggggtcgaacccgggacacccctgtacaccctctattcagcatcaggaccactctgaatcagtatcagtaataactgggttcgaacccgacACACCCCTGTTCaccctctattcagcatcaggaccacgctgaatcagtatcagtaataactggggtcgaacccgggacacccctgttcaccctctattcagcatcaggaccacgctgaatcagtatcagtaataactggggtcgaacccgggacacccctgtacaccctctattcagcatcaggaccacgctgaatcagtatcagtaataactgggttctaacccgggacacccctgtgcaccctctattcagcatcaggaccactctgaatcagtatcagtaataacTGGGTTCAAGTTATCTgaagatattttattttattgctgaaatatttacaagttaaaatcatatttttgaaatagtttTCTGAATTCTGCAGCCATTTCTTTCTCTTCATCGATGGAATATTTACAGTTTCTCCAATCAATTCTATCAGTCATATCCAGTATCTCAGCTCCCGCTAATACCTCtctatattcaatataaatattatcaattagtttattattatgattaatatTAATCGAATCTGATTGGTCGACTACAAACCTTCCAAACTGTAGCGGAAACGATTTCTTTATTCGATGCAGTAATTTGTCACCAGAGGGCAGTTCTACGTAGAAGTAGGGGGCACCTTCGGGTACGATCTGTAAATCAGATGAATCTATTATTGAGCTGTAGAGGGGTGATAGGTGATAAATGATAAAAGGGGTGGTAGGTAATGGTTACCTGTTTGATGTCAGACATTTTCGGTATTTCGTGAAGTTCAAACGATGTTTGTTGAGATTGAGCGCAATCTAGAAAACTTTCCTTTAACTCATCACCAGCCGTCGATACAGGAATCGGTACAACCTACAGAATATACTAACTATATACACATCAACCCTACATCACCTCCTCCCACCCCTTCACTATCTAATAGACTCACCGGCCGTCGATACAGGAATCGGTACAACCTACAGAATATACTAACTATATACACATCAACCCTACATCACCTCCTCCCACCCCTTCACTATCTAATAGACTCACCGGCCGTCGATACAGGAATCGGTACAACCTACAGAATATACTAACTATATACACATCAACCCTACATCACCTCCTCCCACCCCTTCACTATCTAATAGACTCACCGGCCGTCGATACAGGAATCGGTACAACCTACAGAATATACTAACTATATACACATCAACCCTACATCACCTCCTCCCACCCCTTCACTATCTAATAGACTCACCGGCCGTCGATACAGGAATCGGTACAACCTACAGAATACACTAACTATATACACATCAACCCTACATCACCTCCTCCCACCCCTTCACTATCTAATAGACTCACCGGCCGTCGATACAGGAATCGGTACAACCTACAGAATATACTAACTATATACACATCAACCCTACATCACCTCCTCCCACCCCTTCACTATCTAATAGACTCACCGGCCGTCGATACAGGAATCGGTACAACCTACAGAATACACTAACTATATACACATCAACCCTACATCACCTCCTCCCACCCCTTCACTATCTAATAGACTCACCGGCCGTCGATACAGGAATCGGTACAACCTACAGAATATACTAACTATATACACATCAACCCTACATCACCTCCTCCCACCCCTTCACTATCTAATAGACTCACCGGCCGTCGATACAGGAATCGGTACAACCTACAGAATACACTTACTATATACACATCAACCCTACATCACCTCCTCCCACCCCTTCACTATCTAATAGACTCACCGGCCGTCGATACAGGAATCGGTACAACCTACAGAATATACTAACTATATACACATCAACCCTACATCACCTCCTCCCACCCCTTCACTATCTAATAGACTCACCGGCCGTCGATACAGGAATCGGTACAACCTACAGAATATACTAACTATATACACATCAACCCTACATCACCTCCTCCCACCCCTTCACTATCTAATAGACTCACCGGCCGTCGATACAGGAATCGGTACAACCTACAGAATACACTAACTATATACAACCCTACATCACCTCCTCCCACCCCTTCACTATCTAATAGACTCACCTGTATTTGTAAATGTTGAGTTCTATAATTTCTCTCAAATGaaacaatttcttttttttcttgtttaaacatttttctcaATGCTTTTTTATATCTGAATCAAACGGTTAAGGCATAACCCATAGCAACGATATCGTAACCCATAGCAACGATATCGTAACCCATAGCTACCCCTCAATAATCGATATTTATAATGGTAGTCAAGGATACGAGTTGATTTCATTAACGACATCGTCAGGAGCGCTGACTGTTGACTGATAATGACCAATAGGTAAAATCAGTACGTGATCGGGGACTAGTCCACCTTTAGCTAGTGCTAGATATACCTAAAAAACGGAAAACAGCAAGTCCAATATGGAGAGAACCAGTCCAATACAAAGATAGAACCAGTCCAATTATACTTACATTCTCACCAACACTGACAACTAAATGTTTTTCAACTTGAGGACTTCCTAAACAAAACCAACACGGTCCAGTGGGCTGAGCTGTAAATATAAACAACCAGCCCATTAGCTTAataccaggggccagttgcacagtcgtgacttaagtccaaaagtggtcttaaatctgaagactggtcttaagttgttagattgtctatagaactaagttggtcttagactggtcttaagtctaagccatgactatggaaccagccCCAGGAGCTAGTTTTATAATCTGGTATCATCTTTTTATCTTGGAACTATAAATTCAACCTCACACTCTATGTACCACTAAAATCACTGATGGGCCGACTGTAATACAGTGACCTTGTCACTCACCTTGATGTTTTTTAACCGAACGACCTTGACCTCCTTGGTGTTGTTTTTTACGTTTTGTGTCTGGATTCTGTGATTTAGTATCGAAGAATACTGGATTAATCTCGGTAGTAGGTTGAGCTGTTGTAGGTTGAGTTGTAGGTTGAGGAGTATAAGGTCTCTCCGTGACGTCGTCAGGTTGTTTCGTTAATTCAGTTTGATCCATGCGACTCATTGGTTTTATACTAAACGCATATAAAAACTTGCGTTTCTCACGGTTACCGACTGGAGCGAGCGCGATGTATCGAGTCACGTGATTGGTCGATTCCGATAGAATCTGATGATTcctgaattattgaaacacATACAATAGATTCCTCGCTTGACTCTGATAATCCCGTGCCCTGCAAATCATGCCCCGGGAATTGATCATCTCGGACTGCGCCCGGAATTGATCATCTCGGACTGCGCCCGGAATTGATCATCTCGGACTGCGCCCGGAATTGATCATCTCGGACTGCGCCGGAATCATTGTCTATGGTAGTTTATATACACACCTATAGGGGGCTCTCTCGTAGTGATAGCCTTCTAAACCGACAAAATGATATCTAGGTTTTAAAACAAGGCATAATTGTGAAATGGCTTCGGAACCGGAATCAATTGAAGAGAATTCGCCTTCCTggaataaacaacaatactgGTTACTAGAGACCTCGACTAAACCTTGACTAACACTAACAACAACAGTAGATTATATTACTTACTACAGGAGTAGAATATTTC
It includes:
- the LOC141914595 gene encoding CWF19-like protein 1, with the translated sequence MSADSIKILVAGDVVGKFNSLFSRVRSVLKKNGQFDMLLCVGEFFNGAESIQQFQSYINGKEKVPIPTYILGPCNMDNCIYYQDINGCELCPNLTYLGKTGIYTSSSGLQIAYLSGKQKINNDINKTDAEFNNEDIQSLIVPMTTDSRFKGVDILLTSQWARNVEKYSTPVEGEFSSIDSGSEAISQLCLVLKPRYHFVGLEGYHYERAPYRNHQILSESTNHVTRYIALAPVGNREKRKFLYAFSIKPMSRMDQTELTKQPDDVTERPYTPQPTTQPTTAQPTTEINPVFFDTKSQNPDTKRKKQHQGGQGRSVKKHQAQPTGPCWFCLGSPQVEKHLVVSVGENVYLALAKGGLVPDHVLILPIGHYQSTVSAPDDVVNEINSYKKALRKMFKQEKKEIVSFERNYRTQHLQIQVVPIPVSTAGDELKESFLDCAQSQQTSFELHEIPKMSDIKQIVPEGAPYFYVELPSGDKLLHRIKKSFPLQFGREVLAGAEILDMTDRIDWRNCKYSIDEEKEMAAEFRKLFQKYDFNL